One genomic segment of uncultured Ilyobacter sp. includes these proteins:
- a CDS encoding LytTR family DNA-binding domain-containing protein, whose protein sequence is MKCIIVDDEYPSREELKYFIENFSSIKIVQEFEDPLEVLKYLQENNVDIIFLDINMPNLDGMSLGKLISKFNKKPEMVFITAYDHYAVDAFDIQAFDYIMKPYSEERIVNTLKRLENRPSERSEESKEIHSHSKLTICKGDKMQVLSLNEVYYCEACERETKIFTEKDIYISKLKISDLENKLPKDRFFRCHRSYIVNVDKISEIIPWFNSTYNLKFKGLKDEIPVSRGKVKEFKEIMNIK, encoded by the coding sequence ATGAAATGTATAATAGTAGATGATGAATATCCTTCTAGAGAGGAGCTTAAATATTTTATAGAGAATTTCAGTAGTATTAAAATTGTTCAAGAGTTTGAAGATCCCTTAGAGGTTCTCAAATATCTGCAGGAAAATAATGTGGATATAATATTTTTAGATATAAATATGCCCAATCTAGACGGGATGAGTCTTGGAAAACTGATTTCTAAATTCAATAAAAAACCTGAGATGGTTTTTATAACGGCATATGACCACTATGCTGTAGATGCTTTTGACATACAGGCCTTTGATTATATTATGAAACCTTATTCAGAAGAAAGAATAGTTAATACTTTAAAAAGACTAGAAAATAGGCCTAGTGAAAGATCAGAAGAAAGCAAAGAAATACATTCTCATTCTAAACTTACAATATGCAAGGGGGATAAAATGCAGGTTTTGTCCCTAAATGAAGTATATTACTGTGAAGCCTGTGAAAGAGAGACTAAAATTTTTACTGAAAAGGATATATATATATCCAAGTTAAAAATTTCAGATTTAGAAAATAAACTTCCTAAAGACAGGTTTTTTAGATGTCACAGATCCTATATAGTAAATGTTGATAAGATATCTGAGATAATACCCTGGTTTAACAGTACTTATAATCTTAAGTTTAAAGGTCTGAAAGATGAGATACCTGTGAGTCGTGGGAAAGTAAAAGAGTTTAAGGAGATCATGAATATAAAGTAA
- the gltS gene encoding sodium/glutamate symporter, translating into MLVYEFNMMETLTLAAIVLLVGRAIKHRVPFFEKFFIPSPVIGGVLYSIITLIGHSTGAFEFTYDGQLKTLFMVAFFTTIGFAASLKLLKKGGIQVGIFLAVATALVILQNVVGVSLAKAFGLNPLIGLAVGSVPLTGGHGTAGAFGPVLEAAGAQGALAVAIASATFGLIAGCVIGGPIAKRLMAKHSLVGTDDGAQHFEGVEKPEVETITESKLMSTVYLITLSMGFGTLVSLVIKKAGVVLPIYIGPMIVAAVARNVADLKKIDLHHKSIDAIGNISLSLFLAMALMTMRLWDLAALAIPLIVMLLAQTALMAAFAYFVTFRIMGKDYDAAVISCGHCGFGMGATPNAMANMESFTAANFPSPRAFFVLPLVGALFIDFTNASVITFFINMFS; encoded by the coding sequence ATGTTAGTTTATGAGTTCAACATGATGGAAACACTTACTTTAGCAGCGATCGTTTTATTGGTAGGTAGAGCCATTAAACACAGGGTACCTTTCTTTGAAAAATTCTTCATCCCGTCACCTGTAATTGGAGGTGTTCTTTACTCAATAATTACTCTAATAGGGCACTCTACAGGGGCTTTTGAGTTTACTTATGACGGACAGTTGAAGACACTATTCATGGTCGCATTCTTTACTACTATAGGATTTGCAGCCAGTTTGAAACTTTTGAAAAAGGGTGGAATTCAGGTAGGAATTTTCTTAGCAGTGGCAACTGCACTTGTAATACTACAAAACGTTGTAGGTGTAAGTCTGGCTAAGGCATTTGGTCTTAATCCGTTAATCGGGCTGGCTGTAGGATCAGTTCCACTGACTGGTGGACACGGAACTGCAGGGGCATTCGGGCCTGTACTTGAAGCTGCAGGGGCACAAGGGGCTCTAGCTGTGGCAATCGCATCTGCTACTTTCGGACTGATTGCCGGATGTGTGATAGGAGGACCGATAGCCAAGAGACTTATGGCAAAACACTCGCTTGTGGGCACTGATGACGGAGCGCAACATTTTGAAGGGGTTGAAAAACCTGAAGTGGAAACAATAACAGAGTCTAAATTAATGAGTACAGTTTACTTAATAACGCTATCTATGGGATTTGGAACTCTTGTTTCATTAGTAATTAAGAAAGCCGGAGTAGTTTTACCTATCTATATTGGACCAATGATTGTGGCCGCTGTCGCAAGAAACGTGGCGGATCTTAAGAAAATAGATTTACATCACAAGAGTATAGATGCTATAGGAAACATCTCTCTGTCACTTTTCCTGGCTATGGCTCTTATGACAATGAGATTATGGGATCTAGCTGCGCTTGCAATACCATTAATAGTAATGCTTCTTGCTCAGACAGCACTTATGGCAGCCTTCGCATATTTTGTAACTTTCAGAATAATGGGTAAAGACTACGATGCTGCGGTTATATCTTGCGGACATTGCGGATTCGGAATGGGAGCAACACCAAATGCAATGGCAAACATGGAATCATTTACAGCTGCAAACTTCCCTTCGCCAAGAGCATTCTTCGTACTGCCGCTTGTAGGAGCACTATTTATAGATTTCACAAATGCATCTGTAATTACATTCTTCATAAATATGTTCTCATAA
- a CDS encoding DUF2238 domain-containing protein: MSREKINVFQLIVFFIVLVWSGIRPYDTFTWMLEVAPAVIGVIIVVATYRKFPLTQLTCWLILIHAVILVIGGHYTYARVPFFNWIKEIFELERNNYDKLGHFVQGLTPAMIAREILLRKSVVSRGKWLFFIVISICMAISSFYELIEWWVALATGTGSNEFLGTQGYVWDTQSDMFYCLIGAFLSLVFFKRIHDRELEEISIQIEVR; the protein is encoded by the coding sequence ATGAGCAGGGAAAAGATAAATGTCTTTCAGCTGATAGTGTTTTTCATTGTCTTGGTATGGAGCGGGATAAGACCCTATGATACTTTTACATGGATGCTAGAGGTTGCTCCGGCCGTTATAGGGGTGATCATAGTTGTGGCGACATATAGAAAGTTTCCACTGACACAGTTAACCTGCTGGCTCATACTTATCCATGCTGTGATTTTAGTGATTGGGGGACACTATACATACGCGAGGGTTCCTTTCTTTAACTGGATCAAGGAGATCTTTGAACTTGAAAGAAATAATTATGACAAGCTAGGTCACTTTGTCCAGGGATTGACCCCTGCTATGATAGCCAGAGAAATTTTACTCAGGAAATCAGTGGTTTCAAGAGGTAAATGGCTTTTTTTTATAGTTATATCCATTTGTATGGCGATAAGTTCTTTTTATGAACTTATAGAGTGGTGGGTGGCCTTGGCTACTGGAACTGGGTCTAATGAATTTTTAGGGACTCAGGGGTATGTATGGGATACACAGTCAGATATGTTTTATTGTCTTATAGGGGCATTTTTATCACTGGTTTTTTTCAAAAGAATTCACGACAGGGAACTTGAAGAGATAAGTATTCAAATTGAGGTGAGATGA